From Rattus rattus isolate New Zealand chromosome 17, Rrattus_CSIRO_v1, whole genome shotgun sequence, the proteins below share one genomic window:
- the LOC116886075 gene encoding RNA binding motif protein, X-linked-like-1: MVEADRPGKLFIGGLNTETNEKALEAVFGKYGRIVEILLMKDRETNKSRGFAFVTFESPADAKDAARDMNGKSLDGKAIKVEQATKPSFESGRRGPPPPPRSRGPPRGLRGGSGGTRGPPSRGGYMDDGGYSMNFNMSSSRGPLPVKRGPPPRSGGPPPKRSTPSGPVRSSSGMGGRTPVSRGRDSYGGPPRREPLPSRRDVYLSPRDDGYSTKDSYSSRDYPSSRDTRDYAPPPRDYTYRDYSHSSSRDDYPSRGYGDRDGYGRDREYSDHPSGGSYRDSYESYGNSRSAPPTRGPPPSYGGSSRYDDYSSSRDGYGGSRDSYSSSRSDLYSSGRDRVGRQERGLPPSMERGYPPPRDSYSSSSRGAPRGGGRGGSRSDRGGGRSRY; encoded by the coding sequence ATGGTTGAAGCAGATCGCCCAGGAAAGCTCTTCATTGGTGGGCTCAATACAGAAACAAACGAGAAAGCCCTGGAAGCAGTATTTGGCAAGTATGGACGGATAGTGGAAATACTTTTGATGAAAGACCGCGAGACCAACAAATCAAGAGGATTTGCTTTTGTTACCTTCGAAAGCCCAGCAGATGCTAAAGATGCAGCTAGAGATATGAATGGAAAGTCTTTGGATGGAAAAGCCATTAAGGTAGAGCAAGCTACCAAACCATCTTTTGAAAGTGGCAGGCGTGgaccacctccacctccaagaAGCAGAGGCCCTCCCAGAGGTCTtcgaggaggaagtggaggaactAGGGGACCCCCTTCACGTGGAGGATACATGGATGACGGTGGTTATTCCATGAACTTTAACATgagttcttccaggggaccactTCCAGTAAAAAGAGGACCACCACCACGAAGCGGGGGTCCCCCTCCTAAGAGATCAACACCTTCAGGACCAGTTCGAAGCAGCAGTGGAATGGGTGGAAGAACACCAGTGTCCCGTGGAAGAGATAGCTATGGAGGCCCACCAAGAAGGGAACCCCTGCCATCTCGCAGAGATGTTTATTTGTCCCCAAGAGATGATGGATATTCTACAAAAGACAGCTATTCAAGCAGAGATTACCCAAGTTCTCGAGACACCAGAGATTATGCACCACCACCAAGAGATTATACTTACCGCGATTACAGTCATTCCAGTTCCCGAGATGACTATCCGTCAAGAGGCTATGGTGATAGAGATGGATATGGTCGGGATCGTGAGTATTCAGATCATCCAAGTGGCGGTTCCTACAGAGATTCATACGAGAGCTATGGAAATTCACGCAGTGCGCCCCCTACTCGTGGGCCACCACCATCTTATGGAGGAAGCAGCCGCTATGATGATTACAGCAGCTCACGTGATGGATATGGTGGAAGTCGAGACAGTTACTCAAGCAGCAGAAGTGATCTCTACTCAAGTGGCCGTGATCGCGTCGGCAGACAAGAACGAGGGCTTCCCCCGTCTATGGAAAGGGGGTACCCTCCTCCACGTGATTCCTACAGCAGTTCAAGCCGTGGAGCACCAAGAGGAGGTGGCCGTGGAGGGAGCCGATCTGATagagggggaggcagaagcagatactAG